From the genome of [Limnothrix rosea] IAM M-220, one region includes:
- the lipA gene encoding lipoyl synthase, with the protein MAVKPDWLRVKAPQWQRVGSVKEILRDLSLNTVCEEASCPNIGECFNAGTATFLIMGPACTRACPYCDIDFEKKPQALDPQEPKNLAEAVRRLNLNHVVITSVNRDDLPDGGASQFVKCIQRTRDQSPKTTIEVLIPDLCGNWDALKIILAAEPEVLNHNTETVPRLYKKTRPQGDYGRSLELLQRTRELTPWIYTKSGIMVGLGETDAEVRQVMRDLREVDCDIITIGQYLQPTQKHLGVKDFVTPEQFAAWREYGESLGFLQVVSSPLTRSSYHAEQVRRLMETHPRQKLQTILS; encoded by the coding sequence GTGGCGGTAAAACCAGATTGGCTCAGAGTAAAAGCCCCCCAATGGCAGCGAGTGGGTAGCGTCAAAGAAATTTTGCGTGACCTGAGTTTAAATACCGTTTGCGAAGAAGCCTCTTGTCCCAATATTGGCGAATGTTTTAATGCAGGCACTGCCACATTTTTGATTATGGGGCCTGCTTGCACCCGTGCTTGCCCTTACTGTGATATCGATTTTGAGAAAAAGCCCCAAGCCCTCGACCCCCAAGAACCGAAAAATCTAGCTGAGGCTGTCCGTCGCCTCAATCTCAATCATGTTGTCATCACCTCGGTCAACCGTGATGATTTACCCGATGGCGGTGCAAGTCAGTTTGTAAAGTGCATTCAGCGAACACGAGACCAATCACCCAAAACCACCATTGAAGTACTGATCCCTGATTTATGCGGCAATTGGGATGCCCTCAAAATCATTTTGGCTGCAGAGCCGGAAGTCCTCAACCACAATACGGAAACCGTTCCCCGTCTCTACAAGAAAACCCGTCCCCAAGGCGACTATGGGCGATCGCTGGAACTTTTGCAGCGTACCCGCGAGCTAACACCATGGATTTACACAAAATCTGGCATTATGGTCGGTCTTGGTGAAACAGACGCAGAAGTGCGGCAAGTGATGCGGGATTTGCGGGAGGTAGATTGTGACATTATTACCATCGGTCAATATTTACAACCCACTCAAAAACATTTGGGTGTGAAGGATTTTGTCACACCAGAACAGTTTGCGGCTTGGCGCGAATATGGTGAATCCCTTGGATTTTTGCAGGTGGTTTCTAGTCCGTTAACTCGTAGCTCCTATCATGCCGAACAGGTGCGCCGCTTAATGGAAACCCACCCCCGCCAAAAACTCCAAACCATCCTCAGTTAG